The genomic DNA GGGCAACAAACGTTTGAGTCTTGAATTGGGCGGCTCGATCCGACAGGTAGAGCGGGCGGTACCACTCATACAGAGAGTGGTACAGACCCAAACGCAATGATCTGGTggctggaagaagaaaagaagcagaaaaccaTTGGTGAATATGCAAAGAAGCATATGACCTACTGTTATTACAGTGGCTAAAGTCTAAAAAGCCCACTCTGCTCGGATTGGGAGGATTCATGCAGATGATTACCACATAGCTGTAAAATAGGTGTAGCCTCTGCTTTTTCCGTGGTAGTCGGGTGAcagatgtgtgtcagtgtttatgtGATCTGAAAGACACCACAGCGCAGAGAAAAAAGCTCTGGGGTGTCATCTTTATAAATGTGGGGATGGCCCGAGGACTCGCatacacgtacacgtacacgcacacgcaccaaCATGAGCAGCAACCGAAACAAAGACCAAAGCAGATTGGATTACAACACACCTCATTCTTTGCTCAGGACTCTATCACTCCTCTGTATATTTACATATAGAATATAGTAACTGGTTGCTGTATCAATGTTTAAAATCTTGTGTATAAAACCTTTAAATCACATGATGCTGCCATGCAGATGACCCTGACCCCAATcattcatcacatcacatcacatccttCAATTCACAAATCATGGGTCCTTTCCACGGTCTCACCTGCATTTCTTAAAAACCACGGAtcattaataaatgaattaggACGAAAGAAGAGGTCCAATTGAATAAACCTAAACGAAGAACCCCACCACTGACCCACTTGCCTTTTcctgactgcagcagacagtTCTCCCACCAGGTCCCGGTGAGGACCCAAGTCCACCGAGTTCCAGTTCCAGGAGCTTTTTGACGGCCAGTTTGTGAATCCGTCATGGTGTTTGGATGTGAATACCACATACCTGTAGAAGCACAGATACATGACCTCAGACATATCTCAGGGATAAGTGCCAAGTTATTCTGGTTAGAATATGTGGGGTTAGGGTCTATGTATGTCAGTATGGGAGATATGGAGCAGAGTAAAACCCTATACCTGGCTCCAGAGGCTTGGAATATATCTGCCCACGAGTCCGGATCGAAGAACTCGGTCGCAAAATCTACTATAATTCGATTTATTAATTTCTCTGTTTATACTTAGTCACCACTGTACAAATGAATTGTCATTTATtcatccctctttctcccttcatTCTCTTTGCTACCTcacacaccccccccacccacactgATCtctatttgaaaaagaaaaacagacgaaACCGTCCTGTCTATTGGCCTTCTCACCACACCCGCTCCCTACACTCAATATTGTCACTCACAGCCCATCATACTTATTTTGTTATTCATCCTAAGATGGTCTGTCTGCTCGTTGGTTTGCATCTTATGTCTCACTGTCATTGTTGTGGCCCCCCCTAAATGTTTCTCACCAAAcctgtaaatgtgttttgtcgCACTTGTGGTGTCATCCATtacttaataaaataaaaagtcccaACTCCAAAACCTGGTCAGAAGGGCTGGAAAACAAATTGGTATGCTTCCCCCCGCCATCTCACCGGGAGATATATTTGAGACGGCTCTTTTCACAAAGAGTATGAGTATCGGTGACCTTCTGCCTGAAGGGAACTGATACTCATACTCTGTGTAAAATCTTATTTATTAACCACAAGGTGTACAGCAAtaagttttcttttgttccacTAGCGATCAATAACTAACTAGAAAGAGTTTGTGTGCTTGTACATCTTTTGTAATATCAAATGTTGAATACCAAAAAGTTAACTTACAGACGTGTGGAGAGGCACGTGCTGCTGCATCACCcgtttgtttctttgtccaaaaaaaaaaagcccaagaCAAATTAGTCCCAAGTGTGACAGTGAAGGATAA from Scophthalmus maximus strain ysfricsl-2021 chromosome 22, ASM2237912v1, whole genome shotgun sequence includes the following:
- the LOC124849804 gene encoding LOW QUALITY PROTEIN: tissue alpha-L-fucosidase-like (The sequence of the model RefSeq protein was modified relative to this genomic sequence to represent the inferred CDS: inserted 2 bases in 1 codon; deleted 1 base in 1 codon; substituted 1 base at 1 genomic stop codon) — encoded protein: MGYFATEFFDPDSWADIFQASGARYVVFTSKHHDGFTNWPSKSSWNWNSVDLGPHRDLVGELSAAVRKRSLRLGLYHSLYEWYRPLYLSDRAAQFKTQTFVAQKTLPELVNLVETXKPDLIWSAGDWEAPDTCWNSTQFLAWLYNDSPVKVKXRHAHT